Part of the Mangifera indica cultivar Alphonso chromosome 4, CATAS_Mindica_2.1, whole genome shotgun sequence genome, GAACTTTAACATTGGAATTTGAAATACGATGTCCATATAAACTAGGTTTTGACATCctactaaattaaatattaaccaTTTGAAAGCTTTAGTGAGTACTTTTCCTGTAATTAGGTTTATGATGTTTTACATTGTCTAAGAAGTTTGACCATTAATAACCCCATTTAGCTCAGTCCCAAAGATTGCAGTTTAGTGGATATTATATGATGGATTTTGGTTTATCTGCTCCATAAACTATTTCAACTTAACTTTGGAtctttaagtattttttaatatgcaaAATATGGGATTTGGGAGCAATTTCTTTGTGCTCATTTAGACACCATTTTTTCTGAGTGATAGAAAAATGGCTTTTCGTATTAGAACGTGTGAGcattattgttaattaatcatatttttatttttctgaattttctaATTGACTTCCAATGTGTATCTCAAAGAAAGATAAATTCAACtaattactcttattttttactTCTTTCTTGCAGTGATGGACAACTTCAAGAATGTTCCTCAGTATCTCTATGGTCTTAGTGCTTCACAGATGGACATGTTCATGACAGAAGATAACCCTGTATGCAGACAATCTGAAAGAGTAACTGAGGTTCTTTCTTCTTACAtgctttttgaaaaatttgagtggattaatgatgatataaaaCAAGCAAAAACTATTACTTGTTAATTGCTGGTTTAAACAATTTCTTACAGGAAAACATTTCTTCTGCCCAAAACTATTTGAATAATGGGGGTATGTGGAGTCTGTCTGGCATGAATGATAGGGGTCCTTCAAAGTATAGTATGAGTGTAAGTATGTATCGCGGAGGGGCCAGAGGACATGGAAGACCCAGAACTGCACCTCCTGATTTACCTTCTTTGCTACTAGATGCTCGGATATGCTATTTGGGAATGCCGGTGAGTCTTTTTACGATGTTGCATCACCATCTACCTACAGGCTAAATATTTGTATACTACGTTACTACCTCTTGCCTGTTTAATTCTGTATACCATTCTGGTATTTTCCTCATTAATGTTGCAGATTGTACCTGCAGTGACTGAGCTTCTGGTTGCTCAGTTTATGTGGCTGGATTTTGATAATGCTACAAAGcctatatatttatacataaattctTCTGGGACACAGGTTTGTGTTGGAAGCTcctactatttatttatttattttcctccTACATGATATGCTGGTTTGGAATCAACAGTCATAGCTTGCTGGAACTGCATTCAGTTTCTGCTAATCATTTGTTAATATGGTTTTGTCATGCAATTTAGAATGAGAAGAAGGAAACTGTGGGATCTGAAACTGAGGCATATGCTATAGCTGACGCCATGGCTGTAAGTATATTTATAAATCACATTTCTATGACTGTCTTCATCTGTTTAAGGAATGCCTATCTTTGGtcattatatatgataatatttgtcAACAATTTTCACTCAAAGTTCAGTGTGAATCCTTTTAATATGTTAccataatattaaaagaacaGCTCTTTTACGGTCCAATTTCTGTACGATGGTTTTAgattacattttttttccagTGATCCGACCTGCTTTTGTGTAACCtctgtaattttcttttattttttggaagTATTGCAAATCAGACGTCTACACTGTGAACTGTGGCATGGCTTATGGTCAAGCAGCAATGCTTCTATCTCTTGGGACAAATGGTTATCGTGCTCTACAGCCAAAT contains:
- the LOC123214083 gene encoding ATP-dependent Clp protease proteolytic subunit-related protein 1, chloroplastic-like isoform X5 — protein: MATSLFCPPSSLAKELPGPTPALPKSSFLSDGKLFKFTPSSRTKHRVERCYITPRAESLNHIPRQFREQNLKDGLMDNFKNVPQYLYGLSASQMDMFMTEDNPVCRQSERVTEENISSAQNYLNNGGMWSLSGMNDRGPSKYSMSVSMYRGGARGHGRPRTAPPDLPSLLLDARICYLGMPIVPAVTELLVAQFMWLDFDNATKPIYLYINSSGTQNEKKETVGSETEAYAIADAMAYCKSDVYTVNCGMAYGQAAMLLSLGTNGYRALQPNSSIPSKTLILSFGKHLFSIQWTHLSRSQMTLYVEQA
- the LOC123214083 gene encoding ATP-dependent Clp protease proteolytic subunit-related protein 1, chloroplastic-like isoform X2, translating into MATSLFCPPSSLAKELPGPTPALPKSSFLSDGKLFKFTPSSRTKHRVERCYITPRAESLNHIPRQFREQNLKDGLMDNFKNVPQYLYGLSASQMDMFMTEDNPVCRQSERENISSAQNYLNNGGMWSLSGMNDRGPSKYSMSVSMYRGGARGHGRPRTAPPDLPSLLLDARICYLGMPIVPAVTELLVAQFMWLDFDNATKPIYLYINSSGTQNEKKETVGSETEAYAIADAMAYCKSDVYTVNCGMAYGQAAMLLSLGTNGYRALQPNSSTKLYLPKVNRSSGSVIDMWIKAKELDANTEYYIELLAKGTGKSKDEIARDIQRPKYLQAQEAMDYGIADKLINARDTAFEKRDYDKLLAQSKAMRAGGGAGPQAAPSAFR
- the LOC123214083 gene encoding ATP-dependent Clp protease proteolytic subunit-related protein 1, chloroplastic-like isoform X3; protein product: MATSLFCPPSSLAKELPGPTPALPKSSFLSDGKLFKFTPSSRTKHRVERCYITPRAESLNHIPRQFREQNLKDGLMDNFKNVPQYLYGLSASQMDMFMTEDNPENISSAQNYLNNGGMWSLSGMNDRGPSKYSMSVSMYRGGARGHGRPRTAPPDLPSLLLDARICYLGMPIVPAVTELLVAQFMWLDFDNATKPIYLYINSSGTQNEKKETVGSETEAYAIADAMAYCKSDVYTVNCGMAYGQAAMLLSLGTNGYRALQPNSSTKLYLPKVNRSSGSVIDMWIKAKELDANTEYYIELLAKGTGKSKDEIARDIQRPKYLQAQEAMDYGIADKLINARDTAFEKRDYDKLLAQSKAMRAGGGAGPQAAPSAFR
- the LOC123214083 gene encoding ATP-dependent Clp protease proteolytic subunit-related protein 1, chloroplastic-like isoform X1, whose amino-acid sequence is MATSLFCPPSSLAKELPGPTPALPKSSFLSDGKLFKFTPSSRTKHRVERCYITPRAESLNHIPRQFREQNLKDGLMDNFKNVPQYLYGLSASQMDMFMTEDNPVCRQSERVTEENISSAQNYLNNGGMWSLSGMNDRGPSKYSMSVSMYRGGARGHGRPRTAPPDLPSLLLDARICYLGMPIVPAVTELLVAQFMWLDFDNATKPIYLYINSSGTQNEKKETVGSETEAYAIADAMAYCKSDVYTVNCGMAYGQAAMLLSLGTNGYRALQPNSSTKLYLPKVNRSSGSVIDMWIKAKELDANTEYYIELLAKGTGKSKDEIARDIQRPKYLQAQEAMDYGIADKLINARDTAFEKRDYDKLLAQSKAMRAGGGAGPQAAPSAFR
- the LOC123214083 gene encoding ATP-dependent Clp protease proteolytic subunit-related protein 1, chloroplastic-like isoform X4, which translates into the protein MMDNFKNVPQYLYGLSASQMDMFMTEDNPVCRQSERVTEENISSAQNYLNNGGMWSLSGMNDRGPSKYSMSVSMYRGGARGHGRPRTAPPDLPSLLLDARICYLGMPIVPAVTELLVAQFMWLDFDNATKPIYLYINSSGTQNEKKETVGSETEAYAIADAMAYCKSDVYTVNCGMAYGQAAMLLSLGTNGYRALQPNSSTKLYLPKVNRSSGSVIDMWIKAKELDANTEYYIELLAKGTGKSKDEIARDIQRPKYLQAQEAMDYGIADKLINARDTAFEKRDYDKLLAQSKAMRAGGGAGPQAAPSAFR